tatatatatatttatatattatatgtatgtattatctatttatgtatatatatttatagttttctttttatgaGGAATAACATAATACATTCAACgtgttttatatattaaaaatttttttcttttttttttttctttttataaacaaacctatattatttttattactatGGAAAAAATTTTGAGCTAAATTATAAgtgtaataatttttatgattacagatatttatttttttgtgtttCCACAATATGGATAAgtactttatttttttcatcccttttttttaatcatttatagaataataaatatacaacatatatataatatatatatatatataatatcttttcaattaatttaaaaagtatatttatttctacatatattcatatttattgataaatttgaaagaaaaaaaatttttttcacaaaaaaaaaataaaataaataattaaatataaagaaaaagtatataaataaataataaataaaaaaaaagaaaaataaaataaaaaaaaaataaaaataaaataaaaaaaaaaaaaataaaaaaaaataaaaaaaatatattgtattgttcattttatatcttggaataaacaattatatatatatatatatatatatatatatatttatatttatatatatttaaaatagGCTTAAGTCGACTTGTTAAaatatagtatatatatatatatatatatatatatatatatataccatacatttttgtaatgctttttatttttaaataaaaaagtaaataaattaccatataaattatatatataaataatatatttatatatatatatatttatttattcattcaTTTATGTATGCATTAGtatctataaaaaaaaaacacacGATTTGAacttaaaatattatttgatcACTTTTTCGTATAACTTTCATATTCCCTATATTTTTGTACCTGCAACATTTTAAAGTTGTTTACAAATTTGGGGTCCCATTTTATCTCCTTCATTTTCCAGAAGAGAGGTTTTTTTGACTTCATTTGTTCTACTATGGATTTATCATATTCATCTAACATTTCTTTTATGAACCAATCAGGTAAAATTTGTTCGATATCATAATTTAGTTGAAATATGGCTTCAGGAATATGTGGGAAATCTGGGAAATGATTAGCTGTGagttttttttcttccacacttttatataaagttttaataatatcCTTAAAGAAGATCCAATCTGCTTTTGCCATAGATGCTATCATAGTAGTAAGAATAGTTTTTCTTACAGCTGGATTATCATGACATATGATTGCAGAGATATTAATAACATCTTGCCATATGTCTTTTTCTAGAATAGTATATATACCTTTTTGTATAATCATTAATATGATTAACCAATCAGATGGGTGTTGTCTaaaatcttttttttgagcttgaatattttttttttccatttgTATTGCGTGTTTAATATATCCTAGAAAAGAATAATCTAATAACGGTTTCATAGATTCAATAAATTCATTAAGTCCTTTTTCATCTTGTATAACTTTTTCACAAATTAGTTggattttttttaaatgttctttttcttcatgttccatcaatatttttatatcatcataaaGACTCATAACAAAAGAATTAACAATTTGcagaatttttttttcttcttgaTTTTGTGGAggtttttcatttaatcGTATTTTCATTAAACATGGATATTCATCACTTAATAATACATCTCgataattattacaaaCAGTTGgaattatattatcatctaAATATTTAAGTTCGTCAATTAATGTATTTAATCTCATTTCGTTGACTCTCCATTTTTCTctcatttcttttttttccttatcattactttgtatatatatttcgtATAAGGTCTTTTGTTTCTTATTTTGTGTATctaataattctttttctagacaattataaaattgttggttgatattattactattagTAATATTAGGTGTAACATCGTAAAAACTGTTTTgatcatcattattattattattattattattattattatttgtattatcatcattatcttgattatttgtatcatcatcattatcttgattatttgtatcatcatcattatcttgattatttgtatcatcattattatcttcaCTATTTGTATCATCTTTATCTTcactatttatataatttgtatCACTATTTCGTTTCGCACCTTCTTGTATTCTTTCATAATGCATGTTTGAAAAGTTGTCAATATCCTCTTCATCTACATTAAACATTCCAATTTTTTCGGTTAGGTTCTCAATTTCTGTAAATCTGTAAAACTTTTCTCTATTCTTTTGTTCATTAGTCTTTTTTATACCCTTCTGCCACACCAATTTGGATTCTTCATCTGTTAGATCAAATGAATTTTTCATATGAGAAATATAATCTTCTAACCTTAAAGAAAGTTTATTTTCTTGAGTTAATTCGAGATTCTTTTTCAATTCTAAAACAGAATTTCTTCTGaattcaatttttttttcttctgACCAATCCTTCATAAAACTTGGTTCTTTACTTTTATCTTCACAGCTTAATTTGACAGTTGAACTTAGTTGTAATTCTTTTACAATTATATCTTCTTGATCACtgtctttttttatttcttccacacgattattactattattattgttattattatggtGATGATGGTGGTGTTTGTGCTCATGGTTtcctttattattatgatcaGATGTAAAATTCTTATTCATACTATCATCCTTTACTTTTTGATTATCCTCTTCATTTATAGATATATGTTTTACATCTTTTTCGTCAGTTCTATAACTATAACTACTTTGTGGTGATTGAGTATGCATGcaattttgtatattttttgtcAAAGGATTAAGATAGTAGAGACCCTTTATATCATGTTGTAATTTTCTAATAATTCTTTCTTCACTCTCTTGAACAAGATAACTAATCATACTACCATATGTACCTTTAAGACCACTAGCAATATTTCctctatatatatttaaactCACGcctttattaatatttcctaatttaaaaattaaactATCTTCTGCTTCCCATTTAAGGCTATCATAACCTGTTAGAATAATTTCTATAGAatcttcatttttcataacatttgtttttaatttaagAATAGGGATACCAAATTCTTTTTGACTGCTTGATTTTTTACTAGCCCaattaataagaaaatCAAAAATGTCATTAAATGTAGCGTTCTCGAAATATTGACTATATAATAATGCGTTTGATAAATAACTATTACTACCAATGTTATTATTCTTACtattactactattattattctcattattattattattattatttgtgGGTGATGGCatataagatatatttGAACTTGttgatgatgatgataaattATCATACGATACATGTAcaatattttccttttctaCTACTCCTACCCATTCGTTAATACCtctactttttttttttaaaacgatatttaaaatattacaatctttttgtttttctaAAAACCATGTGGAAAAATTAACATCAACACTTCCTTTTAATTTTCCTTCTATCAAGCTTTTTGGTTTATTTCTTATcttgaaataaatataattactcttaatattatattgaaTATCGTCAGAATTAATATCTGGGGATATCCTAATTTTAACTTCCACATTTTCATCACATTCTATCCATTCATATGAACATGTAGCACCAAAACCTCTGAACAGCTGAAATGATTTATTACctcttttctttttatcatataaaagaaaaacattTCTTATAAAACCTAGTGACAAAgagttatatttttttttttttaaatccCTACTtggaaataatatattatatgaaggtaatcttttatttgtatttttcCTTCTTAACATAACACATTTGAGTGtctgtatatatattagtaTGCTAATATTAATGACCATCGAccatataaacattttatcCTTTGATTACatgataaataatacacattattacataaaatattacacacataaaaaaagaatatatacattatatatatattatatatatattactaaAAATTTTACCCCTTAGCTAcgataaatataatatatatatataatatatatattttactaCTTGGTGTTATTTCctcatttttaaaaatttattatattatataatataatattatatttttattttttctttaaatattaaaagatatttatatacatttttctCATATANNNNNNNNNNNNNNNNNNNNNNNNNNNNNNNNNNNNNNNNNNNNNNNNNNNNNNNNNNNNNNNNNNNNNNNNNNNNNNNNNNNNNNNNNNNNNNNNNNNNNNNNNNNNNNNNNNNNNNNNNNNNNNNNNNNNNNNNNNNNNNNNNNNNNNNNNNNNNNNNNNNNNNNNNNNNNNNNNNNNNNNNNNNNNNNNNNNNNNNNNNNNNNNNNNNNNNNNNNNNNNNNNNNNNNNNNNNNNNNNNNNNNNNNNNNNNNNNNNNNNNNNNNNNNNNNNNNNNNNNNNNNNNNNNNNNNNNNNNNNNNNNNNNNNNNNNNNNNNNNNNNNNNNNNNNNNNNNNNNNNttataaatgaaaaaataacaatCCTCGTTCTATCTTtaagataataatatttaacctgtaaaagtatattattaatataacCCCATAGTAATATTAgaacataaataaattcttagggaataaaataatacattttagaatttgaaaaaaaaaaaaaaaaaaaaaaaaaaattcaatatgaatatataaaaaatatgttgATCATTATTAATTGCTAATATGTTTCATTCTTATAATctcaaaaaaattaatatatatatattcatatttagTGTGCCTATAtggttatatattttaattttcttgTTCTTCCCTTCAATTTGGTATATACACAAAATATGCTATATAAAGTATATCCCTTAATATATTGGTTAATtgttacatatatatatatatatatatatatatatatatatatatatttttgtcatacaaataaaaattcaagttgtacttttttaaaaatacaaaaaggaaaaaattaaatatatatttgtccttgaataaataaatttctgtatatttttatcttttgttgaaatatatatatatatatatatatatatatatatatcgTTAAAAACAATATGAACATATTTTGTTTCTGTCTTGTTATATCCTTCTTATTATTCACCAAAAATAATGAGATAGGTTCTAAATTAATACATCAACCTATCAATGTATACTATAAAGATTATACTGAAGGACTAACCATAAATCAAAAAGATAAACTAATGGAAATTTTGTTACATAATTATGATTATGAATCACAAGATACTCCTTCATCACATGAtgatcatataaatataattgatgataaagaaaaaaacataCAAGCTATAATGAAAGACCAAGAAATACTgaataacaaaataaaagaagaattaaacaaatatattaaaaggagtatcaaaataaaagaaaataataatataaaatgaataaataaataaataaatatatatatgtgcacATAATATAGcaaaataaattatgataattaaattattatcttcaaaaatttatatatacatatattttattttttaagatAAAAAGATGAATGTTAAATATGATCATAAAAGTAGagatgaaaatataaactCAAATAATAAGGACGAAGATATGAATAATACGAATACTTTTGATGTTAACACACAAATAGAAGgttaattaaaaaaataaaataaaataaaaagggAACATCATTaagttataatatatagacacataataaatattcatatatatatcatatttgATCTTACGATATATCTATTATTCTTtacaaaattttatatagtACCCATAAATTTAGTAAAGGAACCTATAGTTCTTATTAAAGTACCCACTATAGATTTATTTGATAAAATTAGGGTATATCACATATAATGAATAAGGATTctatacatacataaatacatatatttatttatatatatatatatatatatatatatatatgcataacCTATCTaacttatttttttttttttaacatagATTGAAGAGGATATACTTAACCTCATGgatataaatgaagaagatctttttaattaaaattcataaaaatattttataattatatatagaataaaACTATACACACCTATatttaaacatattatacCAAAACATTTCacttataaaaaaaaaaaaaaaatttcttaTAGGTAcctttaaatataaataaatatatgtacacacaccaaaaatgtatacatatCCTTTGTTCAAACAATCAAAATGTAAGTTGACTAAAATTGAATCtttaaatatgtaaatagttcttaatttttttttctaaatgatataatataaatatatgaaatattttttttttttttttgacaaatatgatattaaaacaatatattttatattataatgccctttttttttttttttttttttttttttttttggtatCTGATTAAGATTTGTTATTTAcatatcaatatatatcttaagtcataaaaataacaaatatacattttcttttttttttttttattcattaaatataaaggGTTCTCtcaaaaatgtaaaaaaNNNNNNNNNNNNNNNNNNNNNNNNNNNNNNNNNNNNNNNNNNNNNNNNNNNNNNNNNNNNNNNNNNNNNNNNNNNNNNNNNNNNNNNNNNNNNNNNNNNNNNNNNNNNNNNNNNNNNNNNNaaaaaaaaaaaaggtttaataaataaaaataaaattttttttttttttttaaaatatataggaatataattattttttaatataaaaaaaaaaaaaaaaaaaaaaaaaaaaaaaaaattaaataaataatatatatatatatatatatatatatttatatttatatttatatttatatatatgtcccactctatttcttttttcatttacaaaacaaaagaaataattcGATCCTTTTGATTTTAAAagttttaaatatttttgaagtataataattaaaagaaatttctgtatatttttaatatataatttttttaaattatttttttttttttttattttattttcatatttgtCGATTCACAAATTTTGTTTTCccttcatatatatatattatatatatatatataatatatatgtttatttttgtatatatattaagcaaaaaataaaataaaataaataataataaataagattatatatacaagaaaaaaaaaaaaaaattataaggTCCTGTAATTCTCTTTCTAAAAATAATGGTTACATCGTCGACACCATATGAGGAAGATACGGACTATTTACGAAATACTATAGAAGAAGATGGATTGTTATTACTCGAATGTACTCTAAATATGtttgatataaatatgaataatgatgtgttttgtaaaattattgagaatatacatatatcattagataatttaaaaaaattaaataaatattatgaatttCTTTTTAGATACATTGGATTAGATGATATATATCGAGACACaagttatatattttttaaattgttaatgaaaattataGAAAAGGTAAATGAAattgatattatatatttttgtataaaaCATGATTTCCATAAATCTATATTTGATGTATTGTCATCgaattattatatagatttatttttatttgaaatgaaaaataatatatatgaatcattatttgaattattGAATATACTTATGGAGAATATtgatataattaaaaatgaagatatatcttttgattcacaaacattatataataaatttgtaACATGtgaattaaaatatattaataaagatCAATTGAATCAAATcactttatatatatttcaaaataaaaataattatctGAATATCTTAAAAACATTACacattttttgtttaaatataacagaaaatatttataaaaatatttcctctcataataataatgaatacTATTCGGGATATGATACTAAtcaatttatttttattaaaaaattcatatgggacaaaattaaaacgtgtgaacaaaaaaaaaatcaaattTTCCGACATAACGAAAAATACATGAACATTTTTGATGATCAATGTAAccatataaatgataatttatcacaaaattttgaaaatataaatgcAAACTATTCATTTCAATAtggtaataaaaaagaatatattcAATATGATGATCTTTCTGATAATTCAACCATAACATGTTCGGATAAAAAACAAGTTAGTGAAACCACCTTAACAAGTC
Above is a genomic segment from Plasmodium reichenowi strain SY57 chromosome 9, whole genome shotgun sequence containing:
- a CDS encoding CS domain protein, putative produces the protein MFIWSMVINISILIYIQTLKCVMLRRKNTNKRLPSYNILFPSRDLKKKKYNSLSLGFIRNVFLLYDKKKRGNKSFQLFRGFGATCSYEWIECDENVEVKIRISPDINSDDIQYNIKSNYIYFKIRNKPKSLIEGKLKGSVDVNFSTWFLEKQKDCNILNIVLKKKSRGINEWVGVVEKENIVHVSYDNLSSSSTSSNISYMPSPTNNNNNNNENNNSSNSKNNNIGSNSYLSNALLYSQYFENATFNDIFDFLINWASKKSSSQKEFGIPILKLKTNVMKNEDSIEIILTGYDSLKWEAEDSLIFKLGNINKGVSLNIYRGNIASGLKGTYGSMISYLVQESEERIIRKLQHDIKGLYYLNPLTKNIQNCMHTQSPQSSYSYRTDEKDVKHISINEEDNQKVKDDSMNKNFTSDHNNKGNHEHKHHHHHHNNNNNNSNNRVEEIKKDSDQEDIIVKELQLSSTVKLSCEDKSKEPSFMKDWSEEKKIEFRRNSVLELKKNLELTQENKLSLRLEDYISHMKNSFDLTDEESKLVWQKGIKKTNEQKNREKFYRFTEIENLTEKIGMFNVDEEDIDNFSNMHYERIQEGAKRNSDTNYINSEDKDDTNSEDNNDDTNNQDNDDDTNNQDNDDDTNNQDNDDNTNNNNNNNNNNNDDQNSFYDVTPNITNSNNINQQFYNCLEKELLDTQNKKQKTLYEIYIQSNDKEKKEMREKWRVNEMRLNTLIDELKYLDDNIIPTVCNNYRDVLLSDEYPCLMKIRLNEKPPQNQEEKKILQIVNSFVMSLYDDIKILMEHEEKEHLKKIQLICEKVIQDEKGLNEFIESMKPLLDYSFLGYIKHAIQMEKKNIQAQKKDFRQHPSDWLIILMIIQKGIYTILEKDIWQDVINISAIICHDNPAVRKTILTTMIASMAKADWIFFKDIIKTLYKSVEEKKLTANHFPDFPHIPEAIFQLNYDIEQILPDWFIKEMLDEYDKSIVEQMKSKKPLFWKMKEIKWDPKFVNNFKMLQVQKYREYESYTKK
- a CDS encoding hypothetical protein (conserved Plasmodium protein, unknown function), giving the protein MNIFCFCLVISFLLFTKNNEIGSKLIHQPINVYYKDYTEGLTINQKDKLMEILLHNYDYESQDTPSSHDDHINIIDDKEKNIQAIMKDQEILNNKIKEELNKYIKRNKKMNVKYDHKSRDENINSNNKDEDMNNTNTFDVNTQIEVPINLVKEPIVLIKVPTIDLFDKIRIEEDILNLMDINEEDLFN